Proteins from a genomic interval of Desulfovibrio piger:
- a CDS encoding helix-turn-helix transcriptional regulator — MAQRKSSFPEFGFVRLPQILACIPVCESAWWEGCRTGRYPKPVKLGPRTTAWRVEDIKALIERLSNGEDNVR, encoded by the coding sequence ATGGCCCAACGCAAATCGTCATTCCCCGAATTTGGCTTTGTTCGCCTGCCCCAAATTCTGGCCTGCATACCTGTCTGTGAAAGCGCATGGTGGGAGGGATGCCGAACCGGCCGCTATCCCAAGCCCGTGAAGCTCGGCCCGCGCACTACCGCTTGGCGCGTGGAGGACATCAAGGCACTTATCGAACGCCTGAGCAACGGTGAAGACAATGTCAGGTAG
- a CDS encoding tyrosine-type recombinase/integrase translates to MKLSDAAVRNAKANGKVQKFSDGGGLYLHVTATGSKLWRMAYRFGGKQKLLSFGAYPAVSLKDARHRRDEARESLAKGIDPGAEKKMAREAVLAKEREARDTFEFVAREWFAKYEPTLSEKHARKLRRYLENTLFPAIGGKPVTQLEPADFLQVVQPSERLGHHETAHKLMRLCGQVTRYARTTGRVKYDVAAGLTEALTPVQTTHFAAVTLPDDIGQLLRDIDAYVGYTSVVYCLKILPYVFTRPSELRLAHWSEFDFKNAIWIIPASRMKMRREHVVPLSKQVLALLKELHAYTGNGDLLFPSARALTTPISDAAPLAALRRMGYGKETMTLHGFRAMASTRLNELGFRADVIEAQLAHKEPDTVRLAYNRAEYMEERRQLMQKWANYLDKLRSTKQ, encoded by the coding sequence ATGAAACTTTCCGATGCCGCTGTGCGGAACGCCAAGGCCAACGGCAAGGTGCAAAAATTTTCTGACGGCGGCGGCTTATACCTTCATGTGACGGCCACAGGCAGTAAATTGTGGCGCATGGCCTACAGGTTTGGGGGCAAGCAGAAACTTTTGAGCTTTGGCGCGTATCCGGCAGTTTCCCTGAAAGATGCCCGCCATCGACGCGATGAAGCCAGAGAGTCGCTTGCCAAGGGGATTGACCCCGGCGCGGAGAAAAAGATGGCCAGAGAAGCCGTACTCGCAAAAGAGCGGGAAGCACGGGATACCTTTGAATTTGTGGCGCGAGAATGGTTCGCCAAGTACGAGCCGACACTCTCCGAAAAGCACGCCAGGAAATTGCGCCGCTATCTGGAGAATACACTTTTCCCGGCCATTGGCGGCAAGCCCGTCACCCAGCTTGAGCCTGCGGACTTTTTGCAGGTCGTTCAGCCCTCGGAGCGGCTCGGCCATCACGAAACAGCCCACAAGCTCATGCGCCTGTGCGGGCAGGTGACGCGCTATGCCCGCACCACCGGCCGCGTCAAATATGATGTGGCCGCGGGACTGACCGAAGCTTTGACGCCGGTGCAGACAACGCATTTCGCCGCTGTTACCCTGCCGGACGACATCGGTCAGCTTTTGCGGGATATTGACGCCTATGTCGGCTATACCTCCGTTGTTTATTGCCTGAAAATCCTGCCCTATGTTTTCACCCGCCCCTCGGAATTGCGGCTTGCGCACTGGAGCGAGTTTGACTTCAAAAACGCAATATGGATCATTCCGGCTTCGCGCATGAAAATGCGCCGTGAGCATGTGGTGCCGCTGTCAAAACAGGTGCTGGCATTGCTGAAAGAGCTTCATGCCTATACCGGCAATGGCGACCTGCTGTTCCCCAGCGCCCGCGCGCTCACCACTCCCATCAGCGACGCCGCACCTTTGGCCGCCTTGCGGCGCATGGGTTACGGCAAGGAAACCATGACCCTGCACGGCTTCCGGGCAATGGCCAGCACAAGACTCAATGAGCTTGGCTTCCGAGCGGATGTTATTGAAGCGCAGCTTGCGCACAAGGAGCCGGACACCGTTCGCCTTGCCTACAATCGCGCGGAATATATGGAGGAACGTCGTCAGCTTATGCAGAAATGGGCTAATTATCTCGACAAGTTACGTTCCACCAAACAATAA
- a CDS encoding DVU3141 family protein has protein sequence MKRLSTLLMLTTCLALNGCGLLGDSPEAPEYKPSPVENFMANAVPGDITTLSDPAFGTDVRVSMEDSFFSAAGEECKRATVRNNFNEAEIIVACRNAQGQWRLAPRVWGQGMRPAVMPASQTEEAKD, from the coding sequence ATGAAACGTCTCTCTACCCTTCTCATGCTGACGACCTGTCTGGCCCTCAATGGCTGCGGCCTGCTGGGAGACTCCCCTGAAGCGCCCGAATACAAGCCCAGCCCTGTGGAAAATTTTATGGCCAATGCCGTGCCCGGTGACATCACCACCCTTTCCGATCCCGCCTTCGGGACGGACGTGCGCGTGAGCATGGAAGACAGCTTCTTCTCCGCGGCTGGTGAGGAATGCAAGCGCGCCACTGTCCGCAACAATTTCAATGAAGCCGAGATCATCGTTGCCTGCCGCAATGCCCAGGGCCAGTGGCGGCTGGCGCCCCGCGTCTGGGGCCAGGGCATGCGTCCCGCTGTCATGCCGGCTTCCCAGACGGAAGAGGCCAAGGACTAA
- a CDS encoding polysaccharide biosynthesis/export family protein: protein MKKSVFLLLLCLLLLPQGSYAADAPAPYGANLFQGNFGQGGAAGAIAPGDRVVLRLWGGSLNVDTILEVSPAGQLDIPEVGQLNVTGLAQDKLQDALRSKLAASGHADSQIYLAPMDAQPITLFVTGNVPKPGRYSGSAADPLLSYLDKAGGIDAGRGSYRNIQVRRNNQVVTTVDLYPFIREGSMPPIRFQNGDIIVVPDKGPTVTVTGKVRTSARFELPEDKTSGASLLKLVDPDSSASHIAIKGVRNGKPYNTYLPLGELASLQLADGDSIELLADAAGNTITVTVQGAVRGASRFPVRRGARLDEVRNFIAVEQGRADLNGMYIKRKSVAERQKKAIADSLRRLEESALTASSASTEESQIRAKEAEMIAKFVERAKAVEPEGVVVLSDGQKIGDITLEDGDVIVIPAKSDVVLVSGEVMMPQAMLWSKNNDLDDYIKGAGGYNSRADQDTVLVMHPNGSVSHDGDNIRPGDQILVMPRVASKNMQAVKDISQVMMQVAVSARAILGLPTLY from the coding sequence ATGAAAAAGTCTGTTTTTCTTTTGCTGCTGTGCCTGCTGCTCCTGCCGCAGGGCAGCTATGCCGCTGACGCTCCGGCACCCTACGGAGCCAATCTTTTCCAGGGCAATTTCGGTCAGGGAGGAGCCGCCGGCGCCATCGCACCGGGTGACAGGGTCGTCCTGCGCCTGTGGGGCGGGAGCCTCAATGTGGATACCATCCTCGAAGTCAGCCCTGCCGGCCAGCTGGACATCCCTGAAGTCGGCCAGCTCAACGTGACCGGTCTGGCCCAGGACAAATTGCAGGATGCCCTGCGCAGCAAGCTGGCGGCCTCCGGCCATGCCGACAGCCAGATCTATCTGGCCCCCATGGATGCGCAGCCCATCACCCTGTTCGTCACCGGCAATGTCCCCAAGCCCGGCCGCTACAGCGGTTCCGCGGCCGATCCCCTGCTGAGCTATCTGGACAAGGCGGGCGGTATCGACGCCGGACGGGGCAGCTACAGGAACATCCAGGTCCGCCGCAACAATCAGGTCGTGACGACGGTGGACCTGTATCCCTTCATCCGTGAAGGCAGCATGCCGCCCATCCGTTTCCAGAATGGCGACATCATCGTTGTCCCCGACAAGGGGCCCACGGTCACTGTCACGGGCAAGGTACGCACCAGCGCCCGCTTTGAGTTGCCGGAAGACAAGACCTCCGGGGCCAGCCTGCTGAAGCTGGTGGATCCGGACAGCAGTGCCTCGCATATCGCCATCAAGGGGGTCCGCAACGGCAAGCCCTACAATACCTATCTGCCCCTTGGCGAACTGGCCAGCCTGCAGCTGGCGGACGGTGACAGCATCGAGCTGCTGGCGGATGCCGCAGGCAATACCATAACGGTCACGGTGCAAGGAGCCGTGCGCGGTGCCAGCCGCTTTCCCGTGCGCCGCGGGGCACGCCTGGATGAAGTGCGCAACTTTATCGCTGTCGAACAGGGACGTGCTGATCTGAACGGCATGTACATCAAGCGCAAGAGCGTGGCCGAACGCCAGAAGAAAGCCATCGCCGACAGCCTGCGCCGCCTGGAAGAATCCGCCCTTACCGCTTCGTCGGCCAGCACGGAAGAGTCCCAGATCCGCGCCAAGGAAGCGGAGATGATCGCCAAATTCGTGGAGCGGGCCAAAGCCGTGGAACCGGAAGGTGTCGTCGTCCTGAGCGACGGCCAGAAGATCGGCGACATCACGCTGGAAGATGGCGATGTCATCGTCATCCCGGCCAAGAGCGATGTGGTCCTCGTTAGTGGTGAAGTCATGATGCCCCAGGCCATGCTCTGGAGCAAAAACAATGATCTGGACGATTACATCAAGGGAGCCGGCGGCTATAACAGCCGCGCGGACCAGGATACCGTGCTTGTCATGCATCCCAACGGCTCGGTGAGCCATGATGGCGACAATATCCGGCCCGGGGACCAGATCCTTGTGATGCCGCGGGTGGCCTCCAAGAACATGCAGGCCGTCAAGGACATCTCGCAGGTCATGATGCAGGTGGCCGTGTCTGCCCGTGCCATCCTGGGCCTGCCCACCCTCTATTAA
- a CDS encoding dual CXXC motif small (seleno)protein, translated as MSYFAARQAQTTLSCPECDHKLEIARTCHEAFMRCPFCGKRFPLEQFISQADEAMERFLEGLYFDRI; from the coding sequence ATGTCTTATTTTGCAGCCCGGCAGGCCCAGACGACATTGTCCTGTCCTGAATGCGATCACAAGCTGGAGATCGCGCGTACCTGCCACGAGGCCTTCATGCGCTGTCCTTTTTGTGGCAAGCGTTTCCCGCTGGAACAGTTCATCAGTCAGGCAGATGAAGCTATGGAACGCTTCCTCGAAGGCCTGTACTTCGACCGTATCTAG
- a CDS encoding SLC13 family permease — MAGKESTPKRFSAPAYYLHTVVCLLIMFGFGQLPPVEPLTPLGMNLIGIFLGVLYGWVCIEIVWPSLAGLLALMLIGGMKPMMLLNKSFGDPVVQMMFFIFVFCATISHYGLSKFISLWFITRKFVAGRPWVFTYTFLGSIFILGGLTSASPAAIIGWSILYGVCEVCGFKKGDGYPTMMVFGIVFAAQVGMSLIPFKQAALTVFSAYETMSGVGIDYAKYMLIALLICAVCSLLFIVMGKYIFRPDMSKLVHLDVSKLDKDGSLVLSRVQKVILAFLFLLVILLLAPNFMPKDFFLTRFLKGIGNTGIVILLVTVMAAIKVEGKALLNFKVMVDSGVTWGIVLLLAFVQPLSGAMAKPESGITSFLMMALDPIISGGTPLTFALFLGLAATLLTQVMNNGAVGVALMPIIYSYCQAANVSPELPLIMVVMGVHFAFLTPAASASAALLHGNEWSDSKAIWKTAPAVILMSYLVTAAITIIVGKAIF, encoded by the coding sequence ATGGCTGGAAAAGAATCCACCCCCAAGCGCTTCTCGGCGCCTGCCTATTACCTGCACACTGTCGTCTGTCTGCTCATCATGTTCGGCTTTGGCCAGCTACCGCCCGTGGAACCGCTGACGCCCCTGGGGATGAATCTTATCGGTATCTTCCTGGGCGTGCTCTACGGCTGGGTCTGTATCGAGATCGTCTGGCCCAGCCTGGCCGGTCTGCTGGCCCTGATGCTCATCGGCGGCATGAAGCCCATGATGCTGCTCAACAAGAGCTTCGGTGACCCTGTGGTCCAGATGATGTTCTTCATCTTCGTCTTCTGCGCCACCATCAGCCATTATGGCCTGTCCAAGTTCATTTCCCTGTGGTTCATCACCCGCAAGTTCGTTGCCGGGCGGCCCTGGGTATTCACCTACACCTTCCTGGGCTCCATCTTCATCCTCGGCGGTCTGACCAGTGCCTCTCCGGCCGCCATCATCGGCTGGAGCATCCTGTACGGCGTGTGCGAAGTCTGCGGCTTCAAGAAAGGCGACGGTTACCCCACCATGATGGTGTTCGGTATCGTGTTCGCCGCCCAGGTGGGCATGTCCCTCATCCCCTTCAAGCAGGCCGCCCTGACCGTGTTCAGCGCCTATGAGACCATGTCCGGTGTGGGCATCGACTATGCCAAGTACATGCTCATCGCCCTGCTCATCTGCGCCGTGTGCTCGCTGCTCTTCATCGTCATGGGCAAGTACATCTTCCGTCCCGACATGAGCAAGCTCGTCCATCTGGATGTGAGCAAGCTGGACAAGGACGGCAGCCTGGTCCTTTCCCGCGTGCAGAAGGTCATCCTGGCCTTCCTGTTCCTGCTGGTCATCCTGCTGCTGGCCCCCAACTTCATGCCCAAGGACTTCTTCCTGACCCGCTTCCTCAAGGGCATCGGCAATACCGGTATCGTCATCCTGCTGGTGACGGTCATGGCGGCCATCAAAGTGGAAGGCAAGGCCCTGCTGAACTTCAAGGTCATGGTGGACTCCGGCGTCACCTGGGGCATCGTGCTGCTGCTGGCCTTCGTGCAGCCCCTGTCCGGTGCCATGGCCAAGCCTGAAAGCGGCATCACTTCCTTCCTGATGATGGCGCTTGATCCCATCATCTCCGGCGGCACCCCGCTGACCTTTGCCCTGTTCCTGGGCCTGGCCGCTACCCTGCTGACCCAGGTCATGAACAACGGCGCCGTGGGTGTGGCCCTGATGCCCATTATCTACAGCTACTGCCAGGCGGCCAACGTCAGCCCCGAACTTCCGCTGATCATGGTGGTCATGGGCGTGCATTTTGCCTTCCTCACGCCTGCCGCCAGTGCCAGTGCGGCCCTGCTGCACGGCAACGAGTGGTCGGATTCCAAGGCCATCTGGAAGACGGCTCCTGCCGTCATCCTCATGTCCTATCTGGTCACCGCGGCCATCACGATCATCGTGGGCAAGGCTATCTTCTAA
- a CDS encoding LysR family transcriptional regulator, with amino-acid sequence MIPELNGDFLQWLRGFYYVAKTGSVRRAAELMHRNPSTISYQLRSLETELNTVLFDRYKKSLQITPEGKKLLGWTITTFETLQSMRSAVGTTDGRLQGDIFLGATLPVAIMAVDAIAAFRAENPQVNIRIQRALSSEIVQAVKESRLDFGLTGMTALPKQDTMEILLKARPLLVMRKDSIWDIPPIPTEADLERLPFVIFQTSLEESEQPTPTLQYAARRLQKNTVISVNNYHLIMQFVRCDVGVAIMDELCYRATMFGSDWSSIVSCPLDHLLPNVLYGILVRRHKHISPQAQALMDALRRHFIELAAQPLGPTFLAGQTQKGGQPKAARPRRKASSRKGD; translated from the coding sequence ATGATTCCTGAGTTGAATGGCGATTTTCTTCAATGGTTACGCGGGTTTTATTATGTCGCTAAAACGGGGAGCGTGCGCAGGGCCGCAGAACTGATGCACAGAAATCCCTCAACGATAAGCTATCAGCTGCGTTCGCTGGAGACCGAGCTCAACACGGTCCTGTTCGACAGGTACAAAAAAAGCCTTCAGATCACCCCTGAAGGCAAAAAACTGCTGGGCTGGACCATTACGACCTTCGAGACGCTGCAGAGCATGCGCTCCGCCGTCGGGACCACGGACGGCCGCCTGCAGGGCGACATCTTCCTGGGGGCGACCCTGCCGGTAGCCATCATGGCCGTGGACGCCATCGCCGCGTTCCGTGCGGAGAATCCCCAGGTCAACATCCGCATCCAGCGCGCCCTTTCCTCCGAGATCGTCCAGGCGGTCAAGGAATCCCGTCTGGATTTCGGCCTGACGGGCATGACGGCCCTGCCCAAGCAGGATACCATGGAGATCCTGTTGAAGGCCCGTCCCCTGCTGGTCATGCGCAAGGACAGCATCTGGGACATCCCCCCCATCCCCACCGAAGCGGATCTGGAACGTCTGCCCTTCGTCATCTTTCAGACTTCGCTGGAAGAGAGCGAGCAGCCGACGCCGACCCTGCAGTATGCGGCACGCCGCCTGCAAAAGAACACCGTCATCAGCGTCAACAACTACCACCTCATCATGCAGTTCGTCCGCTGCGACGTCGGGGTGGCCATCATGGACGAGCTGTGCTACCGGGCGACCATGTTTGGTTCGGACTGGAGCTCCATCGTCAGCTGTCCTCTGGACCACCTGCTGCCCAACGTGCTGTACGGCATACTCGTCCGCAGGCACAAGCATATCAGCCCCCAGGCGCAGGCTTTGATGGACGCCCTGCGGCGGCATTTCATCGAGCTTGCCGCCCAGCCTTTGGGCCCCACCTTTCTTGCCGGACAGACGCAAAAAGGCGGGCAGCCCAAGGCTGCCCGCCCGCGTAGGAAGGCTTCGTCCCGCAAGGGTGATTAG
- a CDS encoding FAD-binding protein codes for MKMTKHPLGTLVETDVLVIGSGASGCGAALGARDQGLDVVLMDKGKLESSGCIGGGNDHYMAVLDEPGEAHDTVEDLIKFYAKPLNGWSPAMLQNGWYAHMKYFLDVLGKAGVQFSKKADGTYLRTQGFGQPGRWWVHIANGMTIKRAMARIVRDAGINTLDNVMAVKILTDNGKACGALGWNVRTGEFVLVRAKTVVSAQGRSATRGTDNSTHNPFNVWMYPYNTSAGVVLGYDVGAAVTELDTYQRATMLPKGYGCPGMNGINSSGAHEINALGERFMGKYDPMMESGVRNNQIQGTFQEQMEGSGPPFYMDMRHVDKDVVHELQYVLMPGDKATFGDWADCTGTDFQHKLLEVEIGELIFGGTIAVNDTFETTVPNLFCGSIFLYCSGAMCGGYEAGRQAGMRAAGIIEAGKINEDLAASVKKDVFAPMQVPADEGVSYKEIEQATRNVMNYYMGFRRSMAGMARALEKIRFLSGQAGRLHADTLRDLMRCHESRDILTVCELAIQATMERKETGRCVYKLRDYPELNPDMAKPLLLIRGEDGPRFQWGKAPLL; via the coding sequence ATGAAGATGACCAAACACCCTCTCGGCACGTTAGTGGAAACCGACGTGCTCGTGATCGGCTCCGGTGCTTCGGGCTGTGGTGCGGCGCTCGGCGCGCGTGACCAGGGCCTCGACGTAGTGCTGATGGACAAGGGCAAGCTGGAAAGCTCCGGCTGTATCGGCGGCGGCAATGACCACTATATGGCCGTCCTGGATGAGCCCGGTGAAGCCCACGACACCGTGGAAGACCTCATCAAGTTCTACGCCAAGCCCCTCAATGGCTGGTCGCCTGCCATGCTGCAGAACGGCTGGTACGCCCACATGAAATATTTTCTGGATGTGCTGGGCAAGGCTGGTGTGCAGTTCAGCAAGAAGGCTGACGGCACCTACCTGCGCACCCAGGGTTTTGGTCAGCCCGGCCGCTGGTGGGTCCATATCGCCAACGGCATGACCATCAAACGCGCCATGGCCCGCATCGTGCGTGATGCTGGTATCAATACGCTCGACAACGTCATGGCGGTCAAGATCCTCACCGACAACGGCAAGGCCTGCGGTGCGCTGGGTTGGAATGTCCGCACCGGCGAATTCGTGCTGGTTCGCGCCAAGACCGTTGTTTCGGCCCAGGGTCGTTCGGCCACGCGCGGCACGGATAACTCCACCCACAATCCCTTCAACGTCTGGATGTACCCCTATAATACCAGCGCCGGTGTGGTGCTGGGCTATGATGTGGGCGCCGCCGTGACCGAACTGGACACCTATCAGCGTGCCACCATGCTGCCCAAGGGCTACGGCTGCCCCGGCATGAACGGCATCAACAGCTCCGGTGCGCACGAAATCAACGCCCTTGGCGAACGCTTCATGGGCAAGTACGACCCCATGATGGAAAGCGGCGTGCGCAACAACCAGATCCAGGGCACCTTCCAGGAACAGATGGAGGGTTCCGGCCCGCCATTCTACATGGATATGCGCCATGTGGACAAGGATGTCGTGCATGAACTGCAGTACGTGCTCATGCCCGGCGACAAGGCCACCTTCGGTGACTGGGCCGACTGCACCGGCACCGACTTCCAGCACAAGCTGCTGGAAGTGGAGATCGGCGAGCTGATCTTCGGCGGCACCATCGCCGTCAACGACACCTTCGAAACCACTGTGCCCAACCTTTTCTGCGGCAGTATCTTCCTGTACTGCTCCGGCGCCATGTGCGGTGGCTACGAAGCCGGTCGCCAGGCCGGCATGCGTGCCGCCGGTATCATCGAAGCCGGCAAGATCAATGAAGATCTGGCCGCCAGCGTCAAGAAGGACGTGTTCGCTCCCATGCAGGTGCCCGCCGACGAAGGCGTCAGCTACAAGGAGATCGAACAGGCTACCCGGAACGTCATGAACTACTACATGGGCTTCCGCCGCTCCATGGCCGGCATGGCCCGCGCCCTGGAAAAGATCCGCTTCCTGTCCGGCCAGGCCGGCCGCCTGCACGCCGACACCCTGCGCGATCTCATGCGCTGCCACGAATCCCGCGACATCCTGACGGTCTGTGAACTGGCCATCCAGGCCACCATGGAACGCAAGGAGACCGGCCGCTGTGTCTACAAGCTGCGGGATTACCCCGAGCTGAATCCCGACATGGCCAAGCCGCTGCTGCTGATCCGCGGTGAAGACGGCCCCCGTTTCCAGTGGGGCAAGGCGCCGCTGCTGTAA
- a CDS encoding FAD-dependent oxidoreductase, whose translation MPPRYSREITRPVVLGAQLKEQFRTSPCETSCPIGNSIQKMNSLIEKGQFTEALRYLRAKNPFPGITGRVCPHFCMDACNRKEMDGCLNIRALERAAETFAERGNVFFKRRPATGKKAAVIGGGPAGLTAAYFLALLGHEVTIYEAEPLLGGVPRYGVPNFRLPRDVVDREVGLVLEAGVRARVNTRVGVDITMEEISARYDAVIVATGVPAENSLPIPGAEKAVKAVEFLRAAALGQNTGKIGKNVVIMGGGGVAFDCAFTARRLGAENVHVICLEKAGEMRAPAEDLELAAKEGVHVHNSCTMSAIRTEGDKVTGVDYFEVKDCHFDEKGKLTLEAVPGGEHVLECDTVIFAVGMKTDLAFLGENAGGLELTPRNWIKVDESQRTSKAGVFAAGDVSAGPASIARAVGDGRRAAFAVHQMLTGTSSRVYALNEENMIEDCDAMGSDTAPYVVQYADIYGIAQYGSVPSEKEAENACTKAFAELNLGLTIEQARKEAARCFHCGHCKACGTCVEDCPGYVLEMRPYQEAERPEMVHGEECWHCANCRTSCPCSAIGFTFPLFMQV comes from the coding sequence ATGCCCCCGAGATATAGCCGTGAAATAACGCGCCCCGTCGTGCTGGGCGCCCAGCTGAAAGAGCAGTTCCGCACCTCGCCCTGCGAAACTTCCTGCCCCATCGGCAATTCCATCCAGAAGATGAACTCGCTCATCGAAAAAGGCCAGTTCACCGAAGCCCTGCGCTATCTGCGTGCCAAGAACCCCTTCCCGGGCATCACCGGCCGCGTCTGCCCCCACTTCTGCATGGATGCCTGCAACCGTAAGGAAATGGACGGCTGTCTGAACATCCGCGCCCTGGAACGCGCTGCCGAGACCTTTGCCGAACGCGGCAACGTCTTCTTCAAGCGTCGTCCCGCCACCGGCAAGAAAGCTGCCGTCATCGGCGGCGGCCCTGCCGGCCTGACGGCAGCCTACTTCCTGGCCCTGCTGGGCCACGAGGTCACCATCTACGAAGCCGAGCCCCTGCTGGGCGGCGTGCCCCGCTACGGCGTGCCGAACTTCCGTCTGCCCCGCGATGTGGTGGACCGCGAAGTGGGCCTGGTGCTGGAAGCCGGTGTGCGTGCCCGCGTCAACACCCGCGTGGGTGTGGACATCACCATGGAAGAGATCTCCGCCCGCTACGATGCCGTCATCGTGGCCACCGGTGTGCCCGCTGAAAACAGCCTGCCCATCCCCGGCGCCGAAAAGGCCGTCAAGGCCGTGGAATTCCTGCGTGCCGCCGCTCTGGGCCAGAACACCGGCAAGATCGGCAAGAACGTCGTCATCATGGGCGGCGGCGGCGTGGCCTTCGACTGCGCCTTCACTGCCCGTCGCCTGGGTGCCGAGAACGTCCATGTGATCTGCCTGGAAAAGGCTGGTGAGATGCGCGCTCCTGCCGAAGACCTGGAACTGGCCGCCAAGGAAGGCGTGCATGTGCACAATTCCTGCACCATGTCCGCCATCCGTACCGAAGGCGACAAGGTCACCGGCGTGGATTACTTCGAAGTCAAGGACTGCCACTTCGACGAAAAGGGCAAGCTGACCCTGGAAGCCGTGCCCGGTGGCGAGCATGTCCTGGAATGCGACACCGTGATCTTTGCCGTGGGCATGAAGACCGACCTGGCCTTCCTGGGTGAAAACGCCGGTGGTCTGGAACTGACCCCCCGCAACTGGATCAAGGTGGACGAAAGCCAGCGTACCTCCAAGGCCGGTGTCTTCGCCGCCGGTGACGTGTCCGCCGGCCCCGCCTCCATCGCCCGCGCCGTGGGCGACGGCCGCCGTGCCGCCTTTGCCGTGCACCAGATGCTGACCGGCACCAGCAGCCGCGTCTATGCCCTGAACGAAGAAAACATGATCGAAGACTGCGACGCCATGGGCAGCGACACCGCTCCCTACGTGGTGCAGTACGCCGACATCTACGGCATCGCCCAGTATGGGAGCGTTCCTTCCGAAAAGGAAGCCGAAAATGCCTGTACCAAGGCTTTTGCCGAACTCAACCTGGGTCTGACCATCGAACAGGCCCGGAAGGAAGCCGCCCGCTGCTTCCACTGCGGCCACTGCAAGGCCTGCGGTACCTGCGTCGAGGACTGCCCCGGCTATGTGCTGGAGATGCGTCCCTACCAAGAAGCGGAACGGCCCGAAATGGTCCATGGCGAAGAGTGCTGGCACTGCGCCAACTGCCGCACCAGCTGCCCCTGCAGCGCCATCGGCTTCACATTCCCCCTGTTTATGCAAGTCTAG